The genomic stretch ACCAACAGGGATGTGGCCGCTACTGCCTGCCGGCAGCTTGACCATCCCAGGGCCACTGAGTCCAATTGTGTTGAGAAGTAAGCCACTGGTGTCTGACCCGGCACCAGCTTTGGGTCAGGACCTCTCATGGACGTGTCGGGTGAGGGGCTCGTGCAACGTTGGAAGCCCCAGCACTGCTGCTCTATTCACCCCGGTCTTCAGAGTCTCAAAGGCCTGCTGGTGGTCCTTATTCCGTTGAAGGGgctccctttcttctccctttagACCCTCACATAGGGGTTTTCTATAAGGCTATAATTTGGAATCCAGATACGACAGAACCTGGCCATCCTGAGAAAGCCTCAGAGTTGCCTTTTTGTGGTTGGAGACAGTAATGCATTAATTGCTGTTTTTCAATCTATGGCAAGGGCTCGTTCCCCTGGGGTCTAACCCAATCCTAAATATTGAAACTGTTGCTGGTTGAAGATACTTTCTATTGGTTGAAGATACTTTATATCCCCTTCTTGCCAGAAAATTTAGGACCCTAACAGTATTTTTATCTGAGTCTTATTTGGTCTCACTACTTACCAATAAATCATCAACATACTGTAGCAGAGCTCCCTTCTCAAGGCTCAATTCCCTCGGTTCCCTTGCTAACGTGTTTCCAAAAAGATGGGGGCTGTCCTGAAAACCCTGTGGAAGTACTGTCCAGGTGTATTGGGTAGCCTCCAGGGTGTCAGGGTCCCTCCACTCAAAGGCATAAAGGTATGGAGAGTCTGGATTGAGGGGAATACAGAGAAATGCATCAGTGAGGTCCAAACCAGAGAAATACTGCGTGCTCCCTGGCACTTGGGTGCGGAGGGGGTATGGGTTTGACACCAGTGGGTGAATAGGGATGACGGCCTCATTCACTGCTCGTAAGCCTTGCACAGACCAATACTCCCTGTTAGGCTTCTGAACGGGGAGGATTGGGGTATTGCAAGGGGGCTGGCAGGGCCTAATGAGTTTGTGTTTTAGGAATTTGATGAGCAGTGGTTCGCTTCCTCTCAGGGCTTCAGGTTTTAAAGGATATTGTGGGGGTTTTTCCCCCCATAATCAAAACTTGATTGAAAAAGTGACACCCAAATAGGAGAACGCTGTTGTAtaccttacaaaattaaacataattacATTATCTTGGTAGATTAACTGGAATTACTGAACTGATAAGGCTTTCTACGATAGAACACAAATTCAGGAAGTTGTGTGGATCATTAATGTTGCCTTCTTCTAAATGAACACCCTTCTGTGGGTCTGGCCTTTCCTCCTGTTGGCTGGCACAACACTGTTGAACAACCTACGTGAAGCACCACTGTCTGAGCACAGCTGAAAACCGTGGTAATCTTGTAGCCACCTGGACATTTTACatccataaaataagaatttgTGCTTTGAACCAGccgtttctttttttattaattaattaattttatttatttacttttggctgtgttgggtcttcattgctgcgcgcaggctttctctagctgcagcaagcaggggctactcttcgttgttgtatgtgggcttctcatttctcattgcagtggcgtctcttgttgtggagcacgggctctaggcgtgagggcttcagtagttgtggctcgcaggctctagaactcaggctcagcagctgtggcacgcgggctcagtagttgtggcgcacgggctctagagcacaggctcagtagttgtggtgcacaggcttagttgctccgcggcatgtgggatcttcctggaccagggctcaaacccgtgtcacctgcattggcaggcagagtcttaaccactgtgccaccaggcaagacccgagccatttctttttatgttttttcttttcctttccaaggAAGGATCTTGGAATCTCTAGCCAAAGGCATGTTGATTCTTTCACAAGCCCAGCCCATGCAGATCTCTAAGGCAACACCCCTAGCGAGCAGCACAAAACCAGGAATGTGGCATCTAAAGGATATTGTCTTTTCCAGGGGTATTTTTCCCCAGGCCTTAACCATATATTTACTGGGGGAACAAGTTTTGCCCTTTCTGGCACCGAGGTGTCTCAAACAGGATCTACCGGTTCTCTAATTTCCTGGGGGATGTGTtggggaacattttgatgaccagcaGGTGGGCCATCTGGGGCTACAAATAGATGCATTCTCTGTTTGAATTCTTTACCTCCTTGGACTCCCCTGTCCTAAGAATATACTAGCTCCtaatttatttagcaaatttCTTCTGAGGAGGGGGACAGGGCATTCTGGCATATACAGAAAGGAGTGAGTAATAATAAAGGACCCAATTCCACAGGCAAGGGGAGACCTAAATTGTCTTACCTTTGGCTGTCCATAGACTCCCGTCACAGTACAGTCACGGTTGGAGAGGGGGCCGGCTGGCCAAATCGGAACAGAACAGGCGCCTCCAGTGTCTGCAAGAAATTCAGTTCTCCTACCTGCCACGTCAAGGGTGACCTAAGGCTCCGCTGGAGTGATGAGGATGGATCGAGTGGGATCTGGAGCCCAGCAGGCGCTCCAGCCCCCTCAGTCGGTGTGCAGGAATCTGTTATCTGAGAGATTCGCAAGGaactggggcggggcggggtagCCCCTAGGGCATCCCACAGGAGGGCTCTCAGGACATTCCCCCTTCCAGTGCCCCCTTCCAACAAAAGGCACACTGGTTCTGGCCTAGGCAGCTTCTTGGCGGTCTGTCCAGCCTTCTTGACCCTCCAGGATCCCCTCGAGGTGGTGGGTGGATCAGAGCAGCCAAAAGCTGCATTTTCTTTATTAGCCTCTTATTCTTATTGGTCTCCTCTGTAAGTCTTGGTTGTTACAGACCTTGAAGGCCTCCTCTACCAAGATTGACAATGGGGTTAGGGGCCCGGCCTCAAGCTTTTGTAATTTTCTCCTGATATCAGGAGTAGCCTGGGTGATAAAATGCATGGTCAACAGTGTCCTCCCTTCTGTGGACTCAGAGTCTGTACTGGTGTCCTTCCTGAATGCCTCTGTCGCCCGGCTCGGGAAGACTGCcacattttcatctttttcctgTGTAACCTCTCAGACCTTATCATAATTGAAAGGCTTCACCATataccctttccttccttctgataGACAAGTAATAAAATGTCTCATCCTAGCTTGGCCTGCACAGTCTTCACAGTCCCAGTGGGGGTCATTTCTAGGATTGCATCCCCACCCACCTGATAAATTTGGTGGTGTGGATTGGTGGCCACCAGACCATCTGCATGTTCCCTGGCGTTTCTCTGTATGCGCTCCTTTTAATCCAGGGTGCAACAGTGGGCCAGAATAACCATGATGTCCTGCCAGGTGAGAGAGAATGTCAACCCCAGCCTGAAAAATTAGTCCCTCAACTTGTCAGAGCTCTCTGAGAAGCTGCCAAACCTCTCCTTACAGATTCGCAATGGAAAAGGCCACAGGGGTCAGAACCTGAGGGCCTAGAGGTGAGACTATTCCCACAGGGGATTTTTGGACATAGAATAAGGTGAGAGTACTTACTTACTCCTTAAGCTAAGgtgaaaaaaagatttcaaaagtaaatacaGGATCTTTTATCAAAAGCAGCACTCCAGGACAATTTTGTTCTCCTAGAGAGAGACACCAAATCCAGTCTTGTATCAGCCTGCTCTTAATAAAATCCATTTTCCTAATTAAATTTGACCCAACCTTAGAAAGTCCTGACCACATACAAAATTCTTTTTCCAATGATCCTTTTCTGCAAACCTTCTGCAACTTTGTGTAGCCATATTATCCTGTCCCTTATTCTTTCCATTCAGAAATAACCAGCCCTAGGACAAAAgtcactttttccttttaataaaatatatttcagttcctcatatcttatttttttaaacatttatttattttttggctgcgttgggtatttgttgctgtgtgcgggctttctctagttgcggcgagcgggggctactcttcattgcggtgcatgggcttctaattgcagtggcttctcttgttgcagagcacggggtctaggcatgcaggcttcagtagttgtggcctgcgggctcagtagttgtggctcatgggctctagagcacagcctcaatagttgtggcgcacgggcttagttgttccgcggcacgtgggatcttcccagaccagggcttgaacccatgtcccctgcattggcaggaggattcttaaccactgtgccaccaaggaagccacCCTCATACCTTCTTTTctgaaaacacacatcctactTTCCTTAAGCAACCATGAACTGTCTTTAGCATTCCTTGATTGGAATATCCCATAACATCTAGAAACATGTATCTTCCCAAAACACAATTTCTTTCCTTAATGTGCAAGACATGTGTCTaataaacccaaacatctttAGTTTCCCTCTCACGAGAAGACAAAAGTAGGTAAATAGAGACCTGTTTAGCAATTAATGTTCCAGTATTTCATCTTATTTGAAATGGCCTGGATACTCGATGGATTCCTATCATTTGACTTAATTTAGTTTTAAGTTACCAAAATTTAGAGGGACTATTCTAGATGGACGTTTCCAAAACACAATTATTCCCATAGAGTTTATCGTAAAGCTCTTATCATAGttaaatttacttaaaagtttAATCACATCAGGTCATTCTCCTTGATGacagattttaaaacagaaacaatatgtaCTTATTGACTTTCAGTAACCCTAggtacaaataaaatattatacttggggcttccctggtggcgcagtggttgagagtccacctgccaatgcaggggaaacgggttcgtgccccggtccgggaagatcccacatgctgcggagtggctaggcccgtgagccatggtcgctgagcctgtgcgtccggagcctgtggtccacagcgggagaggccacaacagtgagaggcccgcgtaccgcaaaaaaaaaaaaaaaaaaaaaaaaaaaagctgatgagTCTAAAGACAGGTCTGTATTAATTAAACTGACAAGCTTAAGTTAGACAAGTTAATTTCTACAGAATCAGAGATCTCATAGTTTTCCCTCTTGAAATTAAAAGggcctctttctttccctcagaCGAGGGGACTACAGATGGATCAGGTAATTCTTGGAGCTCAGGCAGAATAGTTACATTGcaaaggcagaggagagaaatgcaagcccctctctctctcttttttttttttttttgttgttgttctttaaaATCCCACCAAGTAACCCATGACTGGAGTTTCAGGCGATGTGGCTGTGTGTGTTTTTACTTCAGGCTTAAATGCTCCACTGTGCTTCGGCAGAGACTTGCAAGAGCAGTTGGACAGACAAGACTACAAAATACAAAGACACCAGTGACAAAAACTTAAACACACAAACAAGAAACCTTTAGGATTAAGGGGATGAGAGTGCGGGGCTGAGAACCAAGGGACAggtgaagggaggagggaaagaaaagactgaaaaagaaagagagaggggcttccctggtggcgcagtggttgggagtctgcctgccgatgcaggggacac from Mesoplodon densirostris isolate mMesDen1 chromosome 10, mMesDen1 primary haplotype, whole genome shotgun sequence encodes the following:
- the LOC132497264 gene encoding small ribosomal subunit protein eS27-like, with protein sequence MDVKCPGGYKITTVFSCAQTVVLHVGCSTVLCQPTGGKARPTEGCSFRRRQH